CCGGCGGTACGCGCTCGGCGGCGCGCTGGTGCGGCTCGGCGGGGTGGCCGAAGGCATGATCGGCGTGTGGGCCCAGCCGTACCTGGAGAAGATGGTGGCGCTGTCGGGGGAGACGGCCAACCTGGCCGTGCTGGAAGGCGATTTCGTGGTGTACGTCGCGCAGGCGGCCTCGCCGCGGCGGCTGCGGATGTTCGCCGAGGTGGGACGGCGTGTGCTGCCGCACAGCACCGCGGTCGGCAAGGTGCTGCTCGCCGACCGGCCGGACGCCGCCGCCGTGCTCGGCCGCACCGGACTGCCGCACCGGACCGAGCACACGATCACGGCCGCCGGCGCTCTGCTCGCGGAGCTGGCCGTCGTGCGCGAGCGCGGGTACGCCATGGATCTCGGCGAGGAGGAGCTCGGGGTGCACTGCCTGGCGGTCCCGGTGCCGGACGGCGGAGGCCGGGTGGTGGCCGCCATGTCGGTCTCCGGGCCCGCGGAGCGGATCGACGCGCTGGACCAGGAGACGCTGGCCGCGGGGATGCGGGACCTCGCGCGTGCCTTCGGCGCCGAGCTCGGTCCCGCCGGCTGACCGCCGGGCTCACCAGGTGTTCTCCGTGGGGTGCTCGCACAGGCAGAAGACCGCGCCGAACGGGTCGGCGACCACGGCGACCCGGCCGTGCGGCATGTCGTAGGTGCCGATCAGCACCTGGCCGCCGGCCCGCTCGATGCGTCGCTCCGCGGCCTCGCTGTCGTCCACCGTCAGGTAGCTGGTCCAGTGCGGCGGCCTCGGCGGCTGTTCGCCGTCCATCCGCAGCCGTCCGCACACCGGCCGCGACGCGACCTTCCACAGCACGTAGTCGAAGTCGACGCCGTCCCCCACCTGCTCGGCCTCGTAGCCGAACAGAGCGGTGTAGAACTTGTCGGCCACCACGGAGCTGCGCGCGAACAGTTCGTTCCAGCACATGGCGCCGATCTCCTTGTACAGCAGAGGCGGGCTTTCCTTCCCCAGCTGCAGGAGACCGAACCCCGCCCCTTCCCGGTCCATGGCCATGGCGACCCGTCCAAGACCCGGCAGGTCCGTCGGCAGCACCACCAGTTCGCCGTTGTTGGCCTGCACCCGGACCGCCGACGCGTCGACCTGCGAGGTGGCGAGGTAGACGTTCCACGTCGCCAAGCAGTTCTCCATGCCGACCGGTGGCGGGGTCAGGCCGGCCACCGGCATGTCGTCCATCAGGCACATCGTGTAGTCCCAGACCTTCGGGCCGAGAGACCGGAAGGTCCAGCCGAACACCTCGCCGTAGAAGTGCGCGGCGCCGCCGAGGTCGGTGACGGTGAGCTCGGGCCAGCACGGCGCTCCGTCGGAATACTGGGTGCATTTCGGCATCCGGCACCCCCTCACAAGGACTCGGACACGACCCTCAGGCCATCGTCGCACCCGAAGCGGGACACCGGCCGGCCGGGTTCACCGTTGCTGCGGCGTGATGTTGATCGCTCCGTTCTGCGGCACCGGGACGACCTGCACCCGGCCGTCCTGGATGGCCTTCCAGAGGATGGCCCCCTGCGGGCCGAGCACCTTCACCAGCTGCTTGATCGACTCGATCTCGGTCTGGACCTTGGTGTTGATCTGCTGCTGCGCGAGGTTCTGCTGCTTGGCGGCCTGCTCGGCGGCGAGCGCGTCGATCAGGCTCTGCGGCGGCTCGGGCTTCTGGATGGTCAGGACCACGTCGCCGCAGTCACCGGTGCCGCCGTAGCTCGGCTGGCAGAAGTAGTCGGCCCCGGCGGTCTCCTTGATGAACTGCCTGGCGAGCTGGCCGACCCGCTGCTCCCACTGCTGCTTGGCGTTCGGGTCGTTGAACAGCTTCTTCCACTCGAACTCCTGGGACGCGGCGTCCATCGCGCGGTCCAGGGGCTGCTTGAAGTAGAAGTTCAGCATGCGGCGCCAGCCGTCGGAAGTGCTCTCACCCTCGAAGTAGGCGCCGTACTTCAGGCCGATGCGCTCGTGGAACTGGCGCAGGACGGCGCAGTTGGTGTTCAGCGTGAACGTCGCCGAGCCCGCCACGTTCAGCTCGACGTTGTCCTTGGACACGATGCTGATCGGCTTGGACTCGGCGTCCTCGGAACCGGAGAAGTCGAACGTGCGCTGGCCGAACGGGTAGGCGTACGAAGTGTCGCCAGGGCCGAGGAACGTGGCGCCGCTGGACGGGGTGATGCACTTGGTGAACTTGATCGCCTCGAACGGGCCGCCTGCGTAGTGCAGGCGCACCTCGTCCGGCGCCGTACTGACCTTGGTGCAGCCACTCGCCACGAACCCCAGCACCACGATCGCGATGACCGCGAGCAGCAAGGCCCGCAAGACCAGCCGTCCTCGTCCTTTCGCCCCTGCCTGCGCGTCGGCCGTCTTGCGTGCGTTCATCGCCCTTCCGCCTTTACTCGTGCTTTACGGTCGGCCGATCTTATGGCACGGGTCAGGCGCACTGGGTGAGCATCGTCTCCTTGTCCGCAGGAGTGACCGGAAGTTCATATTTCAGCGCCACCTGCGCGAAACGGAGGGCATACGCGCAGCGGATCGAGCGGTTCGGCGGCAGCCACGTCGCCGGCCCCGAGTCCCCCTTGGAGGAGTTGGTCGACCCGTCCACCGGCATGAGGTTCAGCGGGTCGTTGGCGATCCGCATCCGCTTGGACTTGCTCCAGCGGGACGCACCCATCTGCCAGTCGTACGACAACGGCATCACGTGGTCGATCTGCACCTCGGCGGCGTCCTCCTTGCGCCACTCGATCGTCGTGCCGGTGTAGGGGTCGTACAACGACATCGACACCAGGACGCACTTCGACCCCGACCGGTACTTCAGGTCCTTGCCGTCCCTGGCCAGCACGTCGTTGCGCGTGTCACAGCCGTTGCGGCCGAACGGCACCTCGTCCACGTTGTCGGCCCACGCGTACCCGAACTCGTCCCGGTCGTAGCCGGTCTTGGCGCCGCGTCCCTTGGTGTCCACCTTCTGGATCACGTCGACGGCCGCCGCGCGGTCCTTCTTCGACCGCACCTCCCCGAGGCCCGGCTCGGTGCCGTCGGGATTGTCCAGCGGGCTGACCCCGGCGGCCTTCCCGCCGCCACCGTCACCCGCTCCCCCGCCACCTCCACCGCCGCCGCCTCCCGCGGCGTCAAGGGGTGCGCATCCCATCAACCCGAGAACCAGCCCACCCGCGACGAAACCTCGCAGCCAGCGCCGCCCCACAGCCCACCCCCAGGAGTACACGAAAGGTAAAAGATACGTATATCAATTACCCCGAAGTACCCCAATTAGCCGCAGCGTGGTCAACAAAAGGATCTTCGCAAGCGGCGCCACCCGCCGGTGGCCGGTCACCCTCCGGCGGGTCCGCTCAGCGGTGTCCGTCAGGCGCGGCCGTAGGCGTCGTCGAGCCGCTCGATGTCGTCCTCGTCGAAGTGGCCGAACGCGACCTCCAGGATGCGCGCGGCAGGGCCCGAGGAGGACAGGCGATGGGTCTGCCCCGCACGGATCAGCACCCGCTGACCGACGACCGGCTCGACGCGCTCACCGTCGATCTCGAAGACCAGGCCGGGATCGAGCGCGACCCACAGCTCGTCCCGGTGCTTGTGACGCTGCAGGCTGAGCCGCTGCCCCGCCGCCACCTCGATGATCTTGACGGTCGAGGTCTCGTTGTGTGTGAACCGCTCGAAGTTCCCCCACGGACGCTCGTCACGCACCACCGCGCCGAGCCGATCGATCTCCAGCACTACAGCCCTCCACTGACCCGCGAGATAGAGACCGCTTACTCTCCCACAACCGGATTAACAACCCGAGAATCCCACAAGAGCACGAAGTAACCCAGCCCGCCACGACGGTGGATACGTGGCGGGCCCCCGGCCCGTCCGGACGGACGGGCCGGCCAGGAAAGGTCAGAGACCGTACTCCTTGATGATGCGCTCATGACGCTCGGCCTCGATGCCCGCCGCGCGAGCGAGGTCCAGCCAGGCCAGCGGGTGGGACCAGCGCTCGGTGGCGTCGTCGAGCACGGCGTCGAGCTGAGCGGGCTCCAC
The window above is part of the Sphaerisporangium rubeum genome. Proteins encoded here:
- a CDS encoding IclR family transcriptional regulator, with amino-acid sequence MTVQSVDRALDVLEALAERGGAAALSEIAARTGLPYGTIHRLLRSLLARGYVRQESDRRYALGGALVRLGGVAEGMIGVWAQPYLEKMVALSGETANLAVLEGDFVVYVAQAASPRRLRMFAEVGRRVLPHSTAVGKVLLADRPDAAAVLGRTGLPHRTEHTITAAGALLAELAVVRERGYAMDLGEEELGVHCLAVPVPDGGGRVVAAMSVSGPAERIDALDQETLAAGMRDLARAFGAELGPAG
- a CDS encoding VOC family protein, with the protein product MPKCTQYSDGAPCWPELTVTDLGGAAHFYGEVFGWTFRSLGPKVWDYTMCLMDDMPVAGLTPPPVGMENCLATWNVYLATSQVDASAVRVQANNGELVVLPTDLPGLGRVAMAMDREGAGFGLLQLGKESPPLLYKEIGAMCWNELFARSSVVADKFYTALFGYEAEQVGDGVDFDYVLWKVASRPVCGRLRMDGEQPPRPPHWTSYLTVDDSEAAERRIERAGGQVLIGTYDMPHGRVAVVADPFGAVFCLCEHPTENTW
- a CDS encoding SPFH domain-containing protein; protein product: MNARKTADAQAGAKGRGRLVLRALLLAVIAIVVLGFVASGCTKVSTAPDEVRLHYAGGPFEAIKFTKCITPSSGATFLGPGDTSYAYPFGQRTFDFSGSEDAESKPISIVSKDNVELNVAGSATFTLNTNCAVLRQFHERIGLKYGAYFEGESTSDGWRRMLNFYFKQPLDRAMDAASQEFEWKKLFNDPNAKQQWEQRVGQLARQFIKETAGADYFCQPSYGGTGDCGDVVLTIQKPEPPQSLIDALAAEQAAKQQNLAQQQINTKVQTEIESIKQLVKVLGPQGAILWKAIQDGRVQVVPVPQNGAINITPQQR
- a CDS encoding HNH endonuclease family protein gives rise to the protein MGRRWLRGFVAGGLVLGLMGCAPLDAAGGGGGGGGGGAGDGGGGKAAGVSPLDNPDGTEPGLGEVRSKKDRAAAVDVIQKVDTKGRGAKTGYDRDEFGYAWADNVDEVPFGRNGCDTRNDVLARDGKDLKYRSGSKCVLVSMSLYDPYTGTTIEWRKEDAAEVQIDHVMPLSYDWQMGASRWSKSKRMRIANDPLNLMPVDGSTNSSKGDSGPATWLPPNRSIRCAYALRFAQVALKYELPVTPADKETMLTQCA
- a CDS encoding phosphomannose isomerase type II C-terminal cupin domain, encoding MLEIDRLGAVVRDERPWGNFERFTHNETSTVKIIEVAAGQRLSLQRHKHRDELWVALDPGLVFEIDGERVEPVVGQRVLIRAGQTHRLSSSGPAARILEVAFGHFDEDDIERLDDAYGRA